From a region of the Streptacidiphilus albus JL83 genome:
- a CDS encoding polysaccharide lyase, which yields MSVKHRTSAGRRRLALGTALAAGLVLTAGGLSAAMAAGAPAAARTGTGRSPAAPEHSTPSGSPTATPTAAPAAWTGQFTGFADSTWAKSWGETSTGAWGFTDAKAVTDATAPGNGSALELTYGAGSSANSCSDCPNPGGAQFYTSLASLGLSKLADGTTLDLKYHVKFPAGYDWGLAGKLPGLYGGTIGQESGGNHGKGWSTRYMWRGANGVPDNGEVYLYTPTNSGPTGYGVDEGLGDWKWIADGNWHTVEQLVNRSNGDVTVWFDGVKVAQLNGIATGIGSIPFSGVLFSTFYGGHDTTWGPKTTTHSFFSDFSLSPTVQH from the coding sequence ATGTCCGTGAAGCACCGCACCTCCGCCGGGCGCCGCCGACTGGCCCTCGGCACCGCCCTCGCCGCCGGTCTCGTCCTCACCGCCGGCGGCCTGAGCGCCGCCATGGCGGCCGGCGCCCCGGCCGCCGCCCGCACCGGCACGGGCCGCAGCCCGGCGGCCCCCGAGCACAGCACGCCCTCCGGCAGCCCCACGGCCACCCCCACCGCCGCACCCGCTGCCTGGACCGGCCAGTTCACCGGCTTCGCCGACAGCACCTGGGCGAAGTCCTGGGGCGAGACCTCCACCGGCGCCTGGGGCTTCACCGACGCCAAGGCCGTCACCGACGCGACCGCCCCGGGCAACGGCTCGGCGCTGGAGCTGACCTACGGGGCCGGCTCCTCCGCGAACTCCTGCAGCGACTGCCCCAACCCCGGCGGCGCGCAGTTCTACACCAGCCTCGCCTCGCTCGGGCTGTCCAAGCTCGCCGACGGCACCACCCTGGACCTCAAGTACCACGTCAAGTTCCCGGCCGGGTACGACTGGGGCCTCGCCGGGAAGCTTCCCGGCCTGTACGGCGGGACCATCGGCCAGGAGTCCGGCGGCAACCACGGCAAGGGCTGGTCCACCCGCTACATGTGGCGCGGTGCCAACGGCGTCCCCGACAACGGCGAGGTCTACCTCTACACCCCGACCAACTCCGGCCCGACCGGCTACGGCGTGGACGAGGGGCTCGGCGACTGGAAGTGGATCGCCGACGGCAACTGGCACACCGTCGAGCAGCTGGTGAACCGCAGCAACGGCGACGTCACGGTCTGGTTCGACGGGGTGAAGGTCGCCCAGCTGAACGGGATCGCCACCGGCATCGGCTCGATCCCGTTCAGCGGCGTGCTCTTCTCCACCTTCTACGGCGGCCACGACACCACCTGGGGCCCGAAGACCACCACCCACTCGTTCTTCTCGGACTTCTCGCTCTCGCCGACGGTCCAGCACTGA
- a CDS encoding DMT family transporter, producing the protein MPYVFLTLAIASEICATISMKFCEGFTRLLPSIVVVLGYLVSFALFSQALKHMSVSTAYAIWSGAGTAVVAAIGFSFLGEDVNLLKVGGIVLIIAGVVALNLGGASH; encoded by the coding sequence ATGCCCTACGTGTTCCTGACCCTCGCCATCGCCAGCGAGATATGCGCGACCATCTCGATGAAGTTCTGCGAGGGCTTCACCCGGCTGCTGCCGAGCATCGTCGTGGTGCTCGGCTACCTCGTCTCCTTCGCCCTGTTCAGCCAGGCGCTGAAGCACATGTCGGTGAGCACGGCCTACGCGATCTGGTCCGGCGCGGGCACCGCCGTGGTGGCCGCGATCGGCTTCAGCTTCCTCGGCGAGGACGTGAACCTGCTGAAGGTGGGCGGCATCGTGCTGATCATCGCCGGCGTGGTGGCGCTCAACCTGGGCGGCGCCTCGCACTGA
- a CDS encoding aromatic amino acid ammonia-lyase — translation MTLHGSHDTLAGVAAAGPNAHAVPEARSTGDPDGPSGNNRSATPTTLDGSALTAAGAAALARRSVRAEVDPAARARMLRARAVAEQVVAGRRVYGHTTGVGANRTTDLAGPDADGHGMRLLRSHSGGVGAPVPAEQTRAMLAVRLNQILGAGSAVSAAVADRLAEALGSGHVPLVHALGSVGTADLSALAELGLTLAGELPWRQGEGEGPAPAAIALDTWDALPLMSSSALTIGQTALAHTDTAALLDLVPMIAALSLTAVRGSTEPYAAVVHSRRPHRGAVRTAGRMRSLLEPVGWTPALVQDPFGFRCLPQVHGAALDALDALGGVLDVELNAAAENPLLSLDPADYHHHGGFHQASLALALDQARLAVLGTAQLSTARLGVLAAPSFTGLPAFLAEDAEGSSGIMIVEYAAASALAELRGAAQPVTLGHAVLSRGVEEHASFAATGARRLTESVGHLRLVLACELLAAVRALRMQRRAPADRPSELGRFQRAAERVLDPGTADRKLTADVEAATALLDRWAAGRR, via the coding sequence GTGACCCTGCACGGATCCCACGACACCCTGGCCGGCGTCGCCGCGGCCGGACCCAACGCCCACGCCGTACCGGAGGCCCGGTCCACCGGGGACCCTGACGGCCCGTCGGGGAACAACCGGTCGGCGACCCCGACCACCCTCGACGGCAGCGCGCTGACCGCCGCCGGCGCCGCCGCCCTGGCCCGCCGCTCCGTCCGGGCCGAGGTCGACCCGGCCGCCCGGGCCCGGATGCTGCGGGCCCGCGCGGTCGCCGAGCAGGTCGTGGCCGGACGCCGGGTCTACGGGCACACCACCGGCGTCGGCGCCAACCGCACCACCGACCTCGCCGGGCCGGACGCCGACGGCCACGGGATGCGGCTGCTGCGCAGCCACAGCGGCGGCGTCGGCGCCCCGGTCCCGGCCGAGCAGACCCGGGCGATGCTGGCGGTCCGGCTGAACCAGATCCTCGGCGCGGGCTCGGCGGTCTCGGCCGCCGTGGCCGACCGGCTGGCCGAGGCCCTCGGCTCCGGCCATGTGCCACTGGTCCACGCACTGGGCTCGGTCGGCACCGCCGACCTCTCCGCCCTCGCCGAGCTGGGGCTGACCCTGGCTGGCGAACTGCCCTGGCGCCAGGGCGAGGGCGAGGGCCCGGCCCCGGCGGCCATCGCCCTGGACACCTGGGACGCCCTGCCGCTGATGTCGAGCAGCGCGCTGACCATAGGTCAGACCGCGCTCGCCCACACCGACACGGCCGCCCTGCTGGACCTCGTCCCGATGATCGCGGCGCTGTCGCTGACGGCGGTGCGGGGCTCGACCGAGCCGTATGCGGCGGTGGTCCACAGCCGCCGCCCGCACCGGGGCGCGGTCCGCACCGCCGGCCGGATGCGCTCCCTGCTCGAACCCGTCGGCTGGACGCCCGCCCTGGTCCAGGACCCCTTCGGCTTCCGCTGCCTGCCCCAGGTCCACGGCGCGGCCCTGGACGCGCTGGACGCCCTGGGCGGCGTGCTGGACGTGGAGCTGAACGCGGCGGCGGAGAACCCGCTGCTCTCACTGGACCCGGCCGACTACCACCACCACGGCGGCTTCCACCAGGCCTCGCTGGCGCTGGCGCTGGACCAGGCGCGACTGGCCGTGCTGGGCACCGCCCAGCTGTCCACCGCCCGGCTCGGCGTGCTGGCGGCGCCGTCCTTCACCGGTCTGCCCGCGTTCCTCGCCGAGGACGCCGAGGGCAGCAGCGGCATCATGATCGTCGAATATGCGGCGGCCTCCGCCCTGGCCGAACTCCGGGGCGCGGCGCAGCCGGTGACGCTGGGCCATGCGGTGCTCTCGCGCGGCGTGGAGGAGCACGCCAGCTTCGCGGCCACCGGGGCCCGGCGGCTGACCGAGTCCGTGGGCCACCTCCGGCTGGTCCTGGCCTGCGAACTGCTGGCCGCCGTCCGCGCCCTGCGGATGCAGCGCCGCGCGCCCGCCGACCGGCCGTCCGAGCTCGGACGCTTCCAGCGGGCCGCCGAGCGGGTCCTGGACCCGGGCACCGCCGACCGGAAGCTCACCGCCGACGTCGAGGCGGCGACGGCGCTGCTAGACCGCTGGGCGGCCGGGCGGCGCTGA
- a CDS encoding acyl-CoA dehydrogenase family protein: MASSGSADFDLFRISEEHEMLRDAVRSLAEAKIAPFAAEVDEQARFPQEALDALLANDLHAVHVAEQYGGAGADALATVIVIEEVARVCASSSLIPAVNKLGSLPVALSGSEELKQKYLGALARGEGMFSYCLSEPDAGSDAAGMKTRAVRDGDFWVLNGVKRWITNAGVSEFYTVMAVTDPEKRSKGISAFVVEKGDEGVSFGAPEKKLGIKGSPTREVYFDNVRIPADRMIGAEGTGFSTAMKTLDHTRITIAAQALGIAQGALDYASGYVKERKQFGKAIAEFQGVQFMLADMAMKLEAARQLTYAAAARSERGDSDLTFFGAAAKCFASDAAMEITTDAVQLLGGYGYTRDYPVERMMRDAKITQIYEGTNQVQRIVMARNLP, from the coding sequence GTGGCGTCCAGCGGTTCCGCAGACTTCGACCTTTTCCGGATCTCCGAGGAGCACGAGATGCTCCGCGACGCGGTCCGCTCGCTCGCCGAGGCGAAGATCGCCCCGTTCGCGGCCGAGGTGGACGAGCAGGCCAGGTTCCCGCAGGAGGCCCTCGACGCGCTGCTGGCCAACGACCTGCACGCGGTCCATGTGGCCGAGCAGTACGGCGGCGCGGGCGCCGACGCGCTGGCGACCGTGATCGTCATCGAGGAGGTCGCCCGGGTCTGCGCCTCCTCCTCGCTGATCCCCGCCGTCAACAAGCTCGGCTCGCTGCCGGTCGCGCTCTCGGGCTCCGAGGAGCTCAAGCAGAAGTACCTGGGCGCGCTGGCGCGCGGCGAGGGCATGTTCTCCTACTGCCTGTCCGAGCCCGACGCCGGCTCCGACGCCGCCGGGATGAAGACCCGCGCGGTGCGCGACGGCGACTTCTGGGTGCTCAACGGCGTCAAGCGGTGGATCACCAACGCCGGTGTCAGCGAGTTCTACACGGTGATGGCGGTCACCGACCCGGAGAAGCGCAGCAAGGGGATCTCGGCCTTCGTGGTCGAGAAGGGCGACGAGGGCGTCTCCTTCGGAGCGCCCGAGAAGAAGCTCGGGATCAAGGGCTCGCCGACCCGCGAGGTCTACTTCGACAATGTCCGGATCCCGGCCGACCGGATGATCGGCGCCGAGGGCACCGGCTTCTCCACCGCGATGAAGACCCTCGACCACACCCGGATCACCATCGCCGCGCAGGCGCTCGGCATCGCCCAGGGCGCGCTCGACTACGCCTCCGGCTACGTCAAGGAGCGCAAGCAGTTCGGCAAGGCCATCGCCGAGTTCCAGGGCGTCCAGTTCATGCTCGCCGACATGGCGATGAAGCTGGAGGCGGCCCGCCAGCTCACCTACGCGGCGGCGGCCCGCTCCGAGCGCGGCGACAGCGACCTGACCTTCTTCGGTGCGGCGGCCAAGTGCTTCGCCTCCGACGCCGCCATGGAGATCACCACCGACGCGGTCCAGCTGCTGGGCGGCTACGGCTACACCCGCGACTACCCGGTGGAGCGGATGATGCGCGACGCCAAGATCACCCAGATCTACGAGGGCACCAACCAGGTCCAGCGGATCGTCATGGCCCGCAACCTGCCGTAG
- a CDS encoding CoA-binding protein yields MYGDAETIRRILTGTGDTWAVVGLSGNQRRAAYGVAQVLQRYGKRIVPVHPKAETVLGEQGYPSLAAIPFPVDVVDVFVRSDLAGPVADEAVAIGAKAVWFQLGVIDEAAYERTRGAGADMVMDRCPAIEIPRLG; encoded by the coding sequence ATGTACGGCGACGCAGAGACCATCCGCAGGATCCTCACCGGGACCGGTGACACCTGGGCCGTCGTCGGACTGTCCGGCAACCAGCGGCGGGCGGCGTACGGCGTGGCCCAGGTGCTGCAGCGCTACGGCAAGCGGATCGTGCCGGTGCACCCCAAGGCCGAGACCGTGCTCGGCGAGCAGGGCTACCCCTCGCTCGCGGCGATCCCGTTCCCGGTGGACGTGGTGGACGTCTTCGTCCGCAGCGACCTGGCCGGTCCGGTCGCCGACGAGGCCGTGGCGATCGGCGCCAAGGCCGTCTGGTTCCAGCTCGGCGTCATCGACGAGGCGGCGTACGAGCGCACCCGGGGCGCCGGGGCGGACATGGTGATGGACCGCTGCCCGGCGATCGAGATCCCCCGGCTCGGTTGA
- a CDS encoding UDP-glucose dehydrogenase family protein: MKITVIGTGYLGTTHAACMAELGFEVLGLDILPERVEALSAGRVPMYEPGLEALLRKHLVGQPGSTGRLRFTSSWAEVGAFGDVHFVCVNTPQRRGEFACDMSYVESAFDLLAPHLQRSAEQPPALVVGKSTVPVGSAERLAERLAERVPAGARVEVAWNPEFLREGFAVNDTLNPDRLVVGVRSEQAEAVLREVYAGLLERGTPMVVTDFPTAELVKTAANSFLATKISFINAMAEVCEASGADVVQLSGALAYDARIGGKFLNAGLGFGGGCLPKDIRAFMARAGELGADQALTFLREVDSINMRRRSRMVELAREQCGGGFLGRRIAVLGAAFKPDSDDVRDSPALNVAGQIQLQGGQVTVFDPKAVDNARKLFPSLGYADSVLEAAEGAHVVLHLTEWQEFREMDPHALAEVVSERRILDGRNVLDPQRWRAAGWTYRALGRPS; the protein is encoded by the coding sequence GTGAAGATCACCGTCATCGGTACCGGCTACCTCGGGACCACCCACGCCGCCTGCATGGCCGAGCTCGGCTTCGAGGTGCTGGGCCTCGACATCCTGCCCGAGCGGGTCGAGGCCCTGTCCGCCGGCCGGGTGCCGATGTACGAGCCGGGCCTGGAGGCGCTGCTGCGCAAGCACCTGGTGGGACAGCCGGGCTCCACCGGACGGCTGCGGTTCACCAGCTCCTGGGCCGAGGTCGGCGCCTTCGGCGACGTCCACTTCGTCTGCGTCAACACCCCGCAGCGGCGCGGCGAGTTCGCCTGCGACATGTCCTACGTGGAGAGCGCCTTCGACCTGCTCGCCCCGCATCTGCAGCGGTCGGCGGAGCAGCCGCCGGCGCTGGTGGTCGGCAAGTCGACGGTCCCGGTCGGCAGCGCGGAGCGGCTGGCCGAGCGGCTGGCCGAGCGCGTCCCCGCCGGGGCGCGGGTGGAGGTGGCCTGGAACCCGGAGTTCCTCCGCGAGGGCTTCGCCGTCAACGACACCCTGAACCCCGACCGGCTGGTCGTCGGCGTCCGGAGCGAGCAGGCCGAGGCGGTGCTGCGCGAGGTCTACGCCGGGCTGCTGGAACGCGGGACACCGATGGTGGTGACCGACTTCCCGACCGCCGAGCTGGTGAAGACGGCGGCGAACTCGTTCCTGGCCACCAAGATCTCCTTCATCAACGCCATGGCCGAGGTCTGCGAGGCCTCCGGCGCGGACGTGGTCCAGCTCTCCGGCGCGCTCGCCTACGACGCCCGGATCGGCGGCAAGTTCCTCAATGCCGGGCTCGGCTTCGGCGGCGGCTGCCTGCCCAAGGACATCCGGGCGTTCATGGCCCGCGCCGGGGAGCTGGGCGCCGACCAGGCGCTGACCTTCCTCCGCGAGGTCGACTCGATCAACATGCGCCGCCGCTCGCGGATGGTGGAACTGGCCCGCGAGCAGTGCGGCGGCGGCTTCCTCGGCCGCCGGATCGCGGTCCTCGGCGCGGCCTTCAAGCCGGACTCGGACGATGTCCGGGACTCCCCGGCGCTCAACGTCGCCGGGCAGATCCAGCTCCAGGGCGGCCAGGTCACCGTCTTCGACCCCAAGGCCGTGGACAACGCCCGCAAGCTGTTCCCCTCGCTCGGCTACGCCGACTCCGTCCTGGAGGCCGCCGAGGGCGCCCATGTGGTGCTGCATCTGACGGAGTGGCAGGAGTTCCGGGAGATGGACCCGCACGCCCTGGCCGAGGTCGTCTCCGAGCGCCGGATCCTGGACGGCCGCAATGTGCTCGACCCGCAGCGCTGGCGCGCGGCCGGCTGGACCTACCGCGCCCTGGGCCGCCCCAGCTGA
- a CDS encoding amidohydrolase, whose protein sequence is MTHADLVFTGGPVFTADGARSRATSVAVTGERITAVGHDEVRELVGPGTEVVDLAGRLLLPGFQDAHVHAVYGGVELGECDLTGTTDPAEYQRRIRAFAEAHPEREWITGSGWSMESFPGGAPTRQLIDAVVADRPVYLLNRDHHGAWANSRALELAGLTAATADPVDGRIEREADGGPSGMLQEGATGLVARLVPETTPAERLAGLLRAQELLHSLGITAWQDALLGVFNGQPDPSDAYTAAATAGTLTARVNGALWWDRGRGAEQIPELVERRARLARGRFRADSVKIMQDGITENFTAAMTAPYLDSCGCATANSGLSFVDPQALQGYVTELDALGFQVHFHALGDRAVREALDAVEAARHANGFRDTRHHLAHLQVVHPDDVPRFARLGAIANLQPLWASHEPQMDELTIPFLGEGLADRQYPFGDLLRAGAELAAGSDWPVSSPDPLAGIHVAVNRVGHGEAGRRVFLPEQRLDLGTALAAYTAGSARVNHLDDTGTVRVGALADLVVLDRDPFDGPESAIAETRVEQTFVGGERVWSASR, encoded by the coding sequence ATGACCCACGCCGACCTGGTCTTCACCGGCGGCCCGGTGTTCACCGCCGACGGCGCCCGCAGCCGGGCGACCTCGGTCGCGGTGACCGGCGAGCGGATCACCGCCGTCGGCCACGACGAGGTGCGGGAGCTGGTCGGCCCGGGGACGGAGGTGGTGGACCTGGCCGGAAGGCTGCTGCTGCCCGGTTTCCAGGACGCCCATGTCCACGCCGTCTACGGCGGCGTCGAGCTGGGCGAGTGCGACCTGACCGGCACCACCGACCCGGCCGAGTACCAGCGCCGGATCCGGGCCTTCGCCGAGGCGCACCCCGAGCGGGAGTGGATCACCGGCAGCGGCTGGTCGATGGAGAGCTTCCCCGGCGGCGCGCCGACCCGGCAGCTGATCGACGCGGTCGTCGCCGACCGACCGGTGTACCTGCTCAACCGCGACCACCACGGCGCCTGGGCCAACTCCCGGGCGCTGGAGCTGGCCGGGCTCACCGCGGCCACCGCCGACCCGGTCGACGGCCGGATCGAGCGCGAGGCCGACGGCGGCCCCAGCGGCATGCTCCAGGAGGGGGCGACCGGCCTGGTCGCCCGGCTGGTCCCGGAGACCACTCCGGCCGAGCGGCTGGCCGGGCTGCTCCGGGCGCAGGAACTGCTGCACTCGCTCGGCATCACCGCCTGGCAGGACGCCCTCCTCGGAGTCTTCAACGGCCAGCCGGACCCCTCCGACGCCTACACCGCCGCCGCCACGGCCGGCACCCTCACCGCCCGGGTCAACGGCGCGCTCTGGTGGGACCGGGGACGCGGCGCCGAGCAGATCCCGGAGCTGGTCGAGCGCCGGGCGAGGCTGGCCCGCGGCCGCTTCCGGGCCGACTCGGTGAAGATCATGCAGGACGGCATCACCGAGAACTTCACCGCCGCGATGACCGCCCCCTACCTGGACTCCTGCGGCTGTGCGACCGCCAACAGCGGCCTCAGCTTCGTCGACCCGCAGGCGCTGCAGGGGTATGTCACCGAGCTGGACGCGCTCGGCTTCCAGGTGCACTTCCACGCTCTGGGCGACCGCGCCGTCCGCGAGGCGCTGGACGCGGTGGAGGCCGCCCGCCACGCCAACGGCTTCCGCGACACCCGGCACCACCTGGCCCATCTCCAGGTGGTCCACCCGGACGACGTCCCCCGCTTCGCCCGGCTCGGCGCGATCGCCAACCTCCAGCCGCTGTGGGCCTCGCACGAGCCGCAGATGGACGAGCTGACCATCCCGTTCCTGGGCGAGGGGCTGGCGGACCGCCAGTACCCGTTCGGCGACCTGCTGCGGGCCGGGGCGGAGCTGGCGGCCGGCAGCGACTGGCCGGTGAGCAGCCCGGACCCGCTGGCCGGGATCCATGTCGCGGTCAACCGGGTCGGCCACGGCGAGGCCGGCCGCAGGGTCTTCCTGCCCGAGCAGCGGCTCGACCTGGGCACCGCGCTGGCCGCGTACACGGCGGGTTCGGCGCGGGTGAACCACCTGGACGACACCGGTACGGTCCGGGTCGGCGCGCTGGCCGACCTGGTGGTGCTGGATCGCGACCCCTTCGACGGGCCCGAGTCGGCGATCGCCGAGACCCGGGTCGAGCAGACCTTCGTCGGCGGCGAGCGGGTCTGGTCCGCGTCCCGCTAA
- a CDS encoding cellulose binding domain-containing protein codes for MRRVTLHVATAAALAAAPLLVPAAAHATTGGLTGLMANFSISQTWSSGFQGNYAVTNNSNQTVNSWSLTFTLPTGEAVTSAWNGTLSHSGSTYTITSPSWASALAPGASADVVGLDISSGATQTAPQSCTINNLPCQGEPADTTPPTAPTGLAVTGTGPGSIALSWTASTDNVGVTGYDIDEGGSVVATSTGTRANITGLLGGSSHTFTVTAFDEAGNVSAPSAAVTAVAGSGTAPGVAAPYVDMGAYPTPSLPGIVAASGLKQLSLAFIVNGSTPCTASWFGDYNTSTGWDAADIAAVKAAGGDVRVSFGGENGTELAQSCTDVPSLTAQYQQVVNEYGLDWIDFDIEGSAVTDHASIDRRSAAIAAVQAAQRAKGRNLQVSFTLPVLPSGLTSDGLYVLQSAAAAGVTVSDVNVMAMDFGDSTAPNPSGQMGTYAIDSAEATEAQVKSVWPSLTDAQAYAMVGVTPMIGQNDSSDEVFGLSDASQLITFAEQKHLASLGFWEVGRDANACTGSLSDCTDVAQTPYEFSKLFAGYTG; via the coding sequence ATGAGGCGCGTCACCTTGCATGTCGCCACGGCCGCCGCACTGGCCGCGGCCCCCCTGCTCGTCCCCGCCGCCGCGCACGCCACCACCGGCGGGCTGACCGGGCTGATGGCGAACTTCAGCATCAGCCAGACCTGGTCCAGCGGATTCCAGGGCAACTACGCGGTCACCAACAACAGCAACCAGACCGTCAACTCCTGGTCGCTGACCTTCACCCTCCCCACGGGCGAAGCGGTCACCAGCGCCTGGAACGGCACGCTCAGCCACTCCGGCAGCACCTACACCATCACCTCGCCGAGCTGGGCCTCCGCGCTGGCCCCCGGGGCCTCCGCCGATGTCGTCGGCCTGGACATCTCCTCCGGCGCGACCCAGACCGCGCCGCAGAGCTGCACCATCAACAACCTGCCGTGCCAGGGCGAGCCGGCCGACACCACCCCGCCGACCGCGCCGACCGGACTCGCCGTCACCGGCACCGGACCCGGCAGCATCGCCCTGTCCTGGACCGCCTCCACCGACAATGTCGGGGTCACCGGCTACGACATCGACGAGGGCGGCTCGGTCGTCGCCACCTCGACCGGCACCAGGGCGAACATCACCGGGCTGCTCGGCGGGAGCAGCCACACCTTCACCGTCACCGCCTTCGACGAGGCCGGCAACGTCTCCGCCCCCTCCGCCGCGGTGACCGCGGTCGCGGGCAGCGGCACGGCGCCCGGGGTGGCCGCCCCGTACGTCGACATGGGCGCCTACCCGACGCCCAGCCTGCCGGGCATCGTCGCCGCGAGCGGGCTCAAGCAGCTCTCGCTGGCCTTCATCGTCAACGGCAGCACCCCCTGCACCGCCAGCTGGTTCGGCGACTACAACACCTCGACCGGCTGGGACGCCGCCGACATCGCGGCGGTCAAGGCGGCCGGCGGCGACGTCCGGGTCTCCTTCGGCGGCGAGAACGGCACCGAGCTGGCCCAGTCCTGCACCGACGTGCCCAGCCTCACCGCCCAGTACCAGCAGGTGGTCAACGAGTACGGGCTCGACTGGATCGACTTCGACATCGAGGGCAGCGCGGTCACCGACCACGCCTCGATCGACCGCCGCTCGGCCGCCATCGCGGCGGTCCAGGCCGCCCAGCGGGCCAAGGGCCGCAACCTCCAGGTGTCGTTCACCCTGCCGGTGCTGCCCAGCGGGCTCACCTCGGACGGCCTCTACGTGCTCCAGTCCGCGGCGGCGGCGGGGGTCACCGTCTCCGACGTCAATGTGATGGCGATGGACTTCGGCGACAGCACGGCGCCCAACCCGTCCGGGCAGATGGGCACCTACGCGATCGACTCGGCGGAGGCCACCGAGGCCCAGGTCAAGTCGGTCTGGCCGAGCCTGACCGACGCCCAGGCCTACGCGATGGTCGGGGTCACCCCGATGATCGGCCAGAACGACTCCTCGGACGAGGTCTTCGGCCTCTCGGACGCCTCGCAGCTGATCACCTTCGCCGAGCAGAAGCACCTCGCCTCGCTCGGCTTCTGGGAGGTCGGCCGCGACGCCAACGCCTGCACCGGCTCGCTGTCCGACTGCACCGACGTCGCCCAGACGCCGTACGAGTTCTCCAAGCTGTTCGCCGGCTACACCGGCTGA
- a CDS encoding ATP-binding cassette domain-containing protein yields MRLDSVSQRYGLRGPWILRDVSLTVPEGSLVRVQGGNGSGKSTLLRLVAAVCEPTRGRVRERPARRAYVPERFPAALPFTAHGYLCHLGRIHGLRGSEPARRADAALERFGAAAFAHRQLRELSKGTCQKVAVAQALLGEPELLVLDEAWTGLDAGARAALDDAVGERLDAGCTVVFVDHDPARLAGLPNLHWLVGAGRVREPDLARTGPDLPCRIVLSGRPGGAKGLDGLAGVLAVAELGDDRVRLTAAAGSSDDLLRTLLADPAVHVESVR; encoded by the coding sequence ATGCGGCTCGACAGCGTCAGCCAGCGCTACGGACTGCGCGGCCCCTGGATCCTGCGGGACGTCAGCCTGACCGTGCCCGAAGGCAGCCTGGTCCGGGTCCAGGGCGGCAACGGCAGCGGCAAGTCCACGCTGCTCCGGCTGGTCGCGGCGGTCTGCGAGCCGACCCGCGGCCGGGTCCGCGAGCGCCCCGCGCGGCGCGCGTACGTGCCCGAGCGCTTCCCCGCGGCACTGCCGTTCACCGCCCACGGCTACCTCTGCCACCTCGGCCGGATCCACGGGCTGCGCGGCTCCGAGCCCGCGCGCCGGGCGGACGCCGCGCTGGAGCGCTTCGGCGCGGCGGCCTTCGCCCACCGGCAGCTCCGCGAGCTCTCCAAGGGCACCTGCCAGAAGGTGGCGGTCGCCCAGGCCCTCCTCGGCGAGCCGGAACTGCTGGTCCTGGACGAGGCCTGGACCGGCCTCGACGCCGGGGCCCGCGCCGCGCTCGACGACGCGGTCGGCGAACGGCTGGACGCCGGCTGCACGGTGGTCTTCGTCGACCACGACCCGGCCCGGCTCGCCGGACTCCCGAACCTGCACTGGCTGGTGGGCGCCGGCCGGGTCCGCGAGCCGGACCTCGCCCGCACCGGCCCGGACCTCCCCTGCCGCATCGTCCTCAGCGGGCGACCGGGCGGGGCGAAGGGGCTGGACGGACTCGCCGGCGTGCTGGCCGTCGCCGAACTCGGCGACGACCGGGTCCGGTTGACCGCCGCCGCCGGGAGCAGCGACGACCTGCTGCGAACGCTGCTGGCCGACCCGGCCGTCCATGTGGAGTCGGTCCGATGA